One genomic window of [Clostridium] scindens ATCC 35704 includes the following:
- a CDS encoding carbohydrate ABC transporter permease: MKNNRFVAAVLIPGFVFMLIFAVFPVAYGLGISFYDYNPASTHNLFLGIENYKRLIQDETFWKAVRNTVFFCVAAVAGNIVITLFLAKIISVLPSKRLKTLFRTLLFIPCIAPMVGTSMVWKYGIVGTDGGTINQILAFFGRSPKNWLLTTLPLMIIIIVYTLWADIGYNVVLFTAGIESVPKEFDEAAAIDGAGPIRRFISIKLPLMGRTFAFVTIMTMANYFQMFAQFRIFAAKGGIDNSAMVLTNYIFKTSFLSFDMGYASAIATALFLIVFLVALVQNKMMRSDWSYE; the protein is encoded by the coding sequence ATGAAAAATAATCGTTTTGTGGCTGCAGTACTGATTCCCGGATTCGTTTTTATGCTTATCTTTGCAGTCTTTCCGGTGGCGTATGGCCTGGGAATATCGTTCTATGACTATAACCCTGCCAGCACGCACAATCTGTTTCTGGGTATAGAGAACTATAAAAGGCTGATCCAGGATGAGACGTTCTGGAAAGCGGTGCGAAATACCGTCTTTTTCTGTGTGGCTGCCGTGGCTGGAAATATTGTGATCACGCTGTTTCTTGCGAAAATCATCTCCGTGCTTCCATCCAAAAGATTAAAGACTCTTTTCCGGACGCTCCTATTTATCCCATGTATCGCGCCGATGGTAGGAACCTCTATGGTATGGAAGTATGGAATCGTAGGAACGGATGGGGGTACGATCAATCAAATTCTTGCATTCTTCGGAAGGAGCCCGAAGAACTGGCTTTTGACTACGCTTCCGCTCATGATCATCATTATCGTTTATACGCTGTGGGCGGATATCGGATACAACGTGGTACTATTTACTGCAGGAATCGAGAGCGTGCCAAAGGAGTTCGATGAGGCGGCTGCCATAGACGGCGCAGGCCCAATCCGCAGATTTATCTCAATCAAGCTGCCTCTGATGGGGCGTACGTTTGCGTTTGTGACCATTATGACAATGGCCAACTATTTCCAGATGTTTGCGCAGTTCCGCATATTTGCAGCCAAGGGTGGGATCGATAATTCTGCAATGGTGCTTACGAACTATATCTTTAAGACCAGTTTCTTAAGTTTTGACATGGGATATGCCTCTGCGATCGCAACCGCGTTATTCCTGATCGTATTCCTAGTCGCCCTGGTACAGAATAAGATGATGCGTTCAGATTGGAGTTATGAATGA
- a CDS encoding carbohydrate ABC transporter permease, whose translation MMKRRKNVYKRYHYLIIAFMSVFSVIMMYPMAWMLVTSFKSNADIHKNKEKFFPAEWTVEGYRSAFEKAPIGDWLVNSIVITAVITFAVILTSTLIGYVFAKYEFKFKRSLFLLMLATMMVPPQVTMIPRYLMIQKMHLFNTRWALIVPGLVSAFAIYLARQFITDVPDSLCEAAKMDGAGPLRIYWSVILPNIKPAIGSIGIFTAMANWNDYLNPLLMLNDIDKMTLPLGLVMFDSQRSVDLAATMAAAAMIMMPMILIFVLFQRQFIKGMTMSGIK comes from the coding sequence ATGATGAAGAGAAGAAAGAACGTGTATAAAAGGTATCATTACTTGATTATTGCATTTATGAGCGTGTTTTCCGTGATTATGATGTACCCCATGGCATGGATGCTGGTGACTTCCTTTAAAAGCAATGCGGACATTCATAAGAATAAGGAGAAATTCTTTCCGGCAGAGTGGACTGTGGAAGGCTACCGCAGCGCTTTTGAAAAGGCGCCGATTGGAGACTGGCTTGTCAACAGCATCGTGATAACAGCTGTGATTACCTTTGCCGTAATCCTTACCAGTACATTGATTGGATATGTGTTTGCAAAATACGAGTTTAAGTTTAAAAGATCCCTGTTTCTTCTAATGCTGGCGACAATGATGGTTCCGCCCCAGGTGACGATGATACCAAGATACCTGATGATCCAGAAGATGCATCTGTTCAATACGAGATGGGCGCTGATCGTGCCCGGGCTGGTAAGCGCGTTTGCCATCTATCTGGCCAGGCAGTTTATCACGGATGTGCCGGACAGCCTGTGCGAGGCGGCTAAGATGGACGGAGCAGGGCCGCTTAGAATCTATTGGAGCGTGATCCTGCCGAATATCAAGCCAGCGATCGGCTCAATCGGAATCTTTACCGCCATGGCAAACTGGAATGATTATCTGAATCCGCTTCTGATGCTCAACGATATCGATAAGATGACGCTTCCGCTTGGCCTGGTGATGTTTGACAGCCAGCGTTCGGTGGATCTGGCGGCGACCATGGCCGCGGCTGCCATGATCATGATGCCGATGATTCTTATATTCGTCTTGTTCCAAAGACAGTTTATCAAGGGAATGACCATGAGCGGCATAAAATAA
- a CDS encoding DUF4091 domain-containing protein — protein sequence MKKNTEIHYEMKLLSSLAKVFPDETPIYRPECLLLSALWGETVSFQAAYTGDFFMRERLDVKITSPLEKWIRVRSVEQVPVGRATNGIVDDNYLKTTSGLYPDLLRDLKDGKAIVCSNQWRSLWIDVEVTEEIAPGEYTIEISLQKEGRVVCSCVMKITIIGASLPQQKIIHTEWMHADCLADYYQVDVFSEEHWEILENYFRQYVKRGCNMMLTPLFTSPLDTAIGLERTTTQLIDVEVKDGEYLFGFDKLKRWVDLCKKCKIKYFEMSHLFSQWGAKYAPKVVAMRDGKEEKIFGWHTPAVGEYTRFLQCFLPQLIEKLREWEIADVTYFHISDEPREEDLKTYRAARESLGDMLGGFQTFDALSSYEFYRHGLVEKPIPGNNEIEEFLEHGLTDMWTYYCTGQYYEVSNRFMSMPSARNRIYGVQLYKYDIVGILHWGYNFYNSQFSIEHINPYEVTDAGNAFPAGDPFLVYPGADGHPEESIRMMVHDEAMADLRALELLESLTSKEHVMELIEGELFEPLTFCTYPKSEMYLITLRNRINREIGRYQPEGCVRK from the coding sequence ATGAAGAAAAATACAGAGATACATTATGAAATGAAACTGCTAAGTTCGCTTGCGAAGGTATTTCCGGACGAGACGCCCATATACAGGCCGGAATGCCTGCTTCTAAGCGCGCTGTGGGGAGAGACGGTATCCTTTCAGGCTGCGTATACCGGGGACTTTTTTATGCGGGAACGCCTGGACGTGAAGATTACATCACCGCTGGAGAAATGGATAAGGGTAAGGAGCGTAGAACAGGTTCCTGTGGGACGGGCCACCAATGGAATTGTAGACGACAATTACCTAAAGACAACCTCGGGACTGTATCCGGATCTATTAAGAGACTTAAAGGACGGAAAAGCAATCGTGTGCTCCAACCAATGGCGAAGCCTGTGGATTGACGTGGAGGTAACAGAAGAGATTGCTCCCGGTGAGTATACGATCGAAATCAGCCTGCAAAAAGAGGGCCGTGTAGTATGCTCCTGCGTAATGAAGATTACCATAATTGGCGCCAGCCTGCCACAGCAGAAGATCATACATACCGAATGGATGCATGCAGATTGCCTGGCAGATTATTACCAGGTTGACGTATTTTCGGAAGAACACTGGGAGATACTTGAGAATTATTTCCGCCAGTATGTGAAAAGAGGCTGTAATATGATGCTTACGCCCCTGTTTACCTCTCCTCTGGATACGGCGATAGGACTGGAAAGGACCACGACCCAGCTGATCGATGTGGAAGTGAAGGACGGGGAATACCTGTTTGGCTTTGATAAGCTCAAGCGGTGGGTGGACCTGTGCAAGAAATGCAAGATTAAGTATTTTGAGATGTCCCATCTGTTCTCCCAGTGGGGAGCAAAGTACGCGCCAAAAGTCGTGGCAATGCGTGACGGGAAGGAAGAGAAGATATTCGGGTGGCATACGCCTGCGGTGGGAGAATATACCAGATTCCTCCAATGCTTCCTTCCGCAGCTGATTGAGAAATTGAGGGAATGGGAGATTGCGGACGTCACATATTTCCATATCTCAGACGAGCCAAGGGAAGAAGATCTTAAGACCTACCGGGCAGCCAGGGAATCCCTGGGAGATATGCTGGGTGGATTCCAGACGTTTGACGCATTGTCGAGTTATGAATTCTACCGTCACGGCCTGGTTGAAAAGCCCATACCCGGCAATAATGAGATTGAGGAATTCCTGGAGCATGGGCTTACGGACATGTGGACCTATTATTGCACCGGACAGTACTATGAAGTAAGCAACCGGTTTATGTCCATGCCATCTGCAAGAAACCGTATATATGGGGTTCAATTGTATAAGTACGATATTGTCGGAATCCTGCACTGGGGATACAACTTCTATAACAGTCAATTTTCCATCGAGCACATCAATCCCTATGAAGTGACGGATGCAGGCAACGCGTTCCCTGCGGGAGATCCATTCCTGGTGTACCCCGGGGCGGATGGGCATCCGGAGGAGTCTATCCGGATGATGGTGCATGATGAGGCAATGGCGGATCTGAGGGCGTTGGAATTATTAGAATCCCTGACCAGCAAGGAGCATGTGATGGAACTGATCGAGGGAGAACTATTTGAACCCCTTACTTTTTGCACCTATCCCAAATCAGAGATGTACCTGATTACTTTGAGAAACAGGATAAACCGCGAGATTGGCAGATACCAGCCGGAAGGATGTGTAAGAAAATGA
- a CDS encoding molybdopterin-containing oxidoreductase family protein: MSKTRIVKTTCSICGPCCEVDAYVEDGKLAGVEGARNTPAQSGGLCAKGAAALQYVYNKERILYPMRRAGEKGEGKFERISWDEAYEMIAENLLRIRESYGARSTVFYAGYPKWFRPALLRMANAYGSPNFCTESSTCFQAAALAWRSIYGNGICGPDMPNVKTLMLWSSNLYHSNTPMSGMYKSLKKRGIKVIDVDPRHTVTAHDADLHLQLIPGTDGALALSMAQVIIEEDLYDKKFVEQYVYGFEEYKDYVQDFTPEKAEKITGVPKDMIRLAARTYAGEGPAGIMFSASPVVHHMNGVQNYRAVFSLIAITGNYDVKGGNRQCPAPSCPVNEFGKVRRYDQEEAIGQKEFPAWFDLSCDEAQCIRLADYILEEEAYQIKAVFAMGLNHRMWPQPQRLNEALGKLDFYVNVELFMSESSKMADLVLPACTSYEREEVHALRGGRFFFSNQAIRPLGESKNDIEIIMGVMKKMGLKDEVLLQGYDSYMEYILKPAGITLEELKSHPEGMQGKNLIPPAEKTYETQPFHTPSGKVELKSLVLEKYKASHGYEGLPVYHDYRTETSIDREEYPLILNTGSRKPQFFHARLYRMPWLAGIEKEPLAEIHPEDGKRYGIADGSPVRLITPAGEAEGIAAYDIAGQPGIVYIYHGSSKGDANELIGKDYLDPISGFPGFKGYFCRIEAVKEEGGQYDKV; encoded by the coding sequence ATGAGCAAGACAAGGATCGTAAAAACAACCTGCTCCATCTGCGGCCCGTGCTGCGAAGTAGACGCCTATGTAGAAGACGGGAAACTGGCAGGCGTGGAAGGCGCCAGAAATACGCCGGCCCAGTCAGGAGGCCTGTGCGCGAAAGGGGCGGCAGCGCTTCAGTATGTCTATAACAAAGAAAGGATTCTCTACCCTATGAGACGGGCAGGGGAAAAGGGAGAGGGGAAATTTGAGCGGATCTCCTGGGATGAGGCCTATGAGATGATCGCAGAGAACCTGCTTCGAATCCGCGAGTCTTATGGAGCCAGATCTACCGTATTCTATGCAGGCTATCCCAAGTGGTTCCGTCCGGCGCTGCTGCGGATGGCCAATGCCTACGGATCGCCGAACTTCTGTACCGAGTCCAGCACCTGCTTCCAGGCTGCGGCGCTTGCCTGGCGCTCCATATATGGCAATGGAATCTGCGGGCCGGATATGCCCAATGTCAAGACGCTGATGCTATGGAGTTCCAACCTTTATCATTCCAATACGCCCATGAGCGGCATGTATAAAAGCCTGAAAAAGAGGGGCATCAAGGTGATCGATGTGGATCCGAGGCATACGGTGACTGCCCACGACGCAGACCTTCATCTGCAGCTGATTCCAGGCACGGATGGGGCGCTGGCTCTGTCTATGGCGCAGGTGATTATAGAGGAAGATCTGTATGACAAAAAGTTTGTAGAGCAGTATGTCTACGGCTTCGAAGAATATAAAGACTATGTACAGGATTTTACGCCTGAGAAGGCGGAGAAGATAACAGGAGTCCCGAAAGACATGATACGTCTGGCGGCCAGGACCTACGCCGGTGAAGGCCCGGCCGGAATCATGTTCTCGGCATCTCCGGTGGTCCATCATATGAACGGAGTGCAGAATTACCGGGCCGTATTCTCTCTGATCGCCATTACCGGAAACTACGATGTAAAAGGGGGCAATCGGCAGTGTCCCGCCCCTTCATGCCCGGTAAATGAGTTTGGGAAAGTCCGGCGCTATGATCAGGAAGAAGCCATCGGACAGAAGGAATTCCCGGCCTGGTTTGACCTGTCCTGCGACGAAGCGCAGTGCATCAGGCTGGCAGACTACATACTTGAGGAGGAGGCTTACCAGATTAAGGCGGTGTTTGCCATGGGACTAAACCACCGCATGTGGCCGCAGCCGCAGAGGCTGAATGAAGCGCTCGGGAAGCTGGACTTCTATGTAAATGTGGAATTATTCATGTCCGAATCAAGCAAGATGGCGGATCTGGTACTTCCGGCATGCACTTCCTATGAAAGGGAAGAGGTGCATGCTTTAAGAGGCGGAAGATTCTTCTTCTCCAATCAGGCGATCCGGCCATTGGGTGAATCAAAGAACGATATTGAGATTATCATGGGAGTGATGAAGAAGATGGGCCTTAAAGACGAAGTGCTTTTACAAGGATATGATTCTTACATGGAGTATATCCTAAAGCCTGCGGGGATTACTCTGGAAGAATTAAAAAGCCATCCGGAGGGCATGCAAGGGAAGAATCTGATTCCTCCGGCAGAAAAGACTTATGAAACGCAGCCTTTTCACACACCCTCTGGAAAAGTAGAGTTAAAATCCCTGGTACTTGAGAAATACAAGGCAAGCCATGGCTATGAAGGCTTGCCGGTTTACCATGACTATCGCACAGAAACCAGCATTGACAGAGAGGAATATCCGCTTATCCTCAATACGGGCAGCCGGAAGCCGCAGTTTTTCCATGCCAGGCTATATCGTATGCCATGGCTGGCAGGTATAGAGAAGGAGCCGCTGGCAGAGATCCATCCGGAAGACGGCAAACGCTACGGCATTGCAGATGGCAGTCCGGTAAGGCTGATTACTCCGGCTGGGGAGGCCGAGGGAATTGCGGCCTACGATATAGCCGGGCAGCCGGGCATTGTTTATATCTATCATGGAAGTTCCAAAGGGGACGCCAATGAACTGATTGGAAAGGATTATCTGGATCCGATATCAGGATTTCCGGGATTTAAAGGATATTTTTGCAGGATAGAGGCAGTGAAGGAGGAAGGGGGCCAGTATGATAAAGTTTAA
- a CDS encoding 4Fe-4S dicluster domain-containing protein: MIKFNEDICIGCYACYVACIAEHNPPEAENAYSFRSIKKTLSKDAKMQKNVCDGCTHCGKCLEACPFGAIYKDEQYGLILTDKDKCRKCRKCQAVCPNDAIRFDADGKMEKCDGCIDRLKEGREPACVRACHVKAIQWQ, translated from the coding sequence ATGATAAAGTTTAATGAAGATATTTGTATCGGGTGCTATGCCTGCTATGTGGCTTGCATAGCCGAACATAACCCTCCCGAGGCAGAGAATGCGTATAGTTTTCGCAGCATCAAAAAGACGCTGTCTAAGGATGCAAAGATGCAGAAAAATGTCTGCGACGGATGCACCCACTGCGGAAAATGCTTGGAGGCCTGCCCGTTTGGGGCAATATACAAAGATGAGCAGTATGGGCTGATATTGACGGATAAGGACAAGTGCAGGAAGTGCAGGAAGTGCCAGGCAGTCTGCCCGAATGACGCCATTCGCTTCGATGCGGATGGTAAGATGGAAAAATGCGACGGATGCATTGATCGGCTTAAGGAAGGCAGAGAGCCTGCATGTGTAAGAGCGTGCCATGTGAAGGCCATACAATGGCAGTAA
- a CDS encoding NTP transferase domain-containing protein: MAVIKMKDHIMEKEIAGYILAGGDNRRMSGRKKALLTYQNQTFYAHIKERMPAFMNVYLSVEQAAPYEALDADLVIDQYADMGPLGGILSGLEKCGADALLVVPCDMIPFPGDMALWMAEQYRKTGRPVIPCVKGRILSFPGIYTKKMWPTLKQMEEAKDYRIRKVWETLRIPYEKVPVEDHGWKIANINSEEDYSLLTGAKINISLEEALKILEQHITRITDTQVVGLIEAVGRRTAQDLYSPIDQPPFARSPLDGYALRSEDSKGASPENSAELNVVDEILAGSYSPRRIGPKEAVRIMTGAPIPEGADAVIRQEDTDYGEEMVHIFKQVNPYDNYCFQGEDYQAGACLVHKGERMNAANTALAASMGYDSVAVFREPRIAIIATGDELRMPGEDLEAGQIYTSNQFLLAGRLMELGIAQMTTRKAPDAPAKVAACIKELAENHDLIITSGGVSVGKKDIMHDVAENLGCRKLFWRIRFKPGTPAMAFMYDSTCVLCLSGNPFGAGAGMELLVRPALSYLTGDAGFLAKEESAVMSEDFPKPSKMRRFLRAVLTGEEVRLSKGLASSGVLSTLKDCNCMIDIPAGSPGLKRGEEVCVRIL, translated from the coding sequence ATGGCAGTAATAAAGATGAAGGATCATATCATGGAGAAAGAGATTGCAGGATATATATTGGCAGGCGGCGATAACCGAAGGATGTCAGGCAGGAAAAAAGCTTTGCTTACCTACCAGAACCAGACATTCTATGCCCACATCAAGGAACGCATGCCTGCTTTCATGAATGTCTACCTGTCGGTGGAACAGGCGGCCCCTTATGAGGCGTTGGATGCAGATCTTGTCATTGACCAATATGCAGACATGGGTCCCTTGGGCGGAATCTTAAGCGGCTTGGAAAAATGCGGCGCGGATGCTTTGCTGGTAGTGCCCTGCGACATGATTCCTTTTCCGGGCGACATGGCTTTGTGGATGGCGGAGCAATATAGGAAGACGGGCCGTCCGGTAATTCCATGCGTAAAAGGAAGGATCCTGTCATTTCCGGGAATCTATACGAAGAAAATGTGGCCGACATTAAAGCAGATGGAAGAAGCGAAGGATTACCGTATAAGGAAGGTATGGGAGACGTTAAGGATTCCTTACGAGAAGGTGCCTGTAGAGGATCATGGCTGGAAGATCGCCAACATTAATTCTGAGGAGGATTATAGCCTTCTTACCGGCGCGAAGATTAATATCTCTCTGGAGGAGGCTCTAAAGATATTAGAACAGCACATTACAAGGATCACGGACACCCAGGTGGTTGGATTGATAGAGGCAGTTGGGCGCCGGACGGCGCAGGACTTGTATTCCCCCATCGATCAGCCGCCTTTTGCAAGATCCCCTCTGGATGGATATGCGCTGCGCTCAGAAGATTCCAAAGGCGCGTCGCCAGAGAATTCCGCAGAACTGAATGTTGTAGACGAGATTCTTGCCGGAAGCTATTCGCCGCGAAGGATAGGGCCGAAAGAAGCAGTGCGGATTATGACCGGAGCCCCTATTCCGGAAGGGGCGGATGCAGTGATCCGCCAGGAAGATACGGATTATGGAGAAGAAATGGTACATATCTTTAAACAGGTAAATCCATATGATAACTATTGCTTCCAGGGAGAAGATTACCAGGCCGGCGCCTGCCTGGTGCATAAAGGCGAGCGGATGAATGCGGCTAATACCGCCCTTGCTGCCAGCATGGGGTACGACAGCGTAGCCGTGTTTCGCGAGCCGAGGATTGCGATCATAGCCACCGGAGACGAACTTCGGATGCCGGGGGAGGATCTGGAGGCAGGCCAGATCTATACATCCAATCAATTCCTTCTTGCCGGGCGGCTTATGGAATTGGGAATCGCACAGATGACCACCAGAAAGGCGCCGGATGCTCCGGCCAAAGTCGCAGCCTGCATCAAGGAACTGGCAGAAAACCATGATCTTATTATTACGTCCGGCGGAGTATCGGTGGGAAAGAAAGACATCATGCACGACGTGGCAGAGAATCTGGGCTGCCGGAAACTGTTCTGGAGGATCCGCTTTAAGCCGGGCACTCCGGCTATGGCATTCATGTATGACAGCACCTGCGTGCTGTGTCTGTCAGGAAACCCTTTTGGGGCAGGGGCAGGGATGGAACTTCTGGTCCGGCCGGCCTTGTCTTATCTAACTGGAGATGCAGGATTTCTGGCGAAGGAAGAAAGTGCTGTAATGTCAGAAGATTTTCCAAAACCCAGCAAGATGCGAAGATTCCTGCGGGCAGTATTAACGGGAGAGGAGGTCAGGCTTTCAAAGGGCCTTGCTTCTTCGGGGGTCTTAAGCACCTTAAAAGACTGTAACTGTATGATTGACATCCCGGCAGGAAGTCCGGGACTTAAGAGAGGCGAGGAAGTATGCGTGAGGATTCTGTAA
- the mobB gene encoding molybdopterin-guanine dinucleotide biosynthesis protein B, which yields MREDSVKDDRQLIFAISGYKNSGKTTMIENLIPILTGYGYKVATIKHDAHDFEPDVPGTDTYRHRKAGALGTAIFSGRRWRIERDAKEKISVKELIKAFPDADVILLEGFKNSGYPKYVCSCPEENADASKIAEVILDMINSK from the coding sequence ATGCGTGAGGATTCTGTAAAAGACGATAGGCAGCTGATATTTGCAATTAGCGGATATAAGAATTCCGGGAAAACGACAATGATCGAAAATCTAATCCCTATTCTCACGGGATATGGATATAAAGTGGCGACTATTAAGCATGATGCCCATGACTTTGAGCCGGATGTTCCAGGTACGGATACGTATCGGCATAGAAAGGCAGGAGCCTTGGGTACGGCTATATTCTCAGGCCGCAGATGGAGGATTGAAAGGGATGCCAAAGAAAAGATCAGCGTGAAAGAGTTGATAAAGGCCTTTCCTGACGCGGATGTTATATTGTTAGAAGGGTTTAAAAACAGCGGGTATCCCAAATACGTCTGCAGTTGTCCTGAGGAAAATGCGGACGCATCAAAGATCGCAGAGGTCATCCTGGATATGATAAATAGCAAATAA
- a CDS encoding MATE family efflux transporter has product MNKEMTAGKPGKMILNFTIPIFIGNIFQQLYSMADTVIVGKFVGNEALAAVGACGTLMFLIIGFLLGLTAGFTVITAQHYGAGNLQAMRQSVASGAILSAAVSLILTILSMAMMKDILRWMHTPADMYDQAYGYIMVICGGIAAQTLYNLLASILRALGDSRRPLYFLILAAFLNIVLDLLFIIKFGMGAAGAAYATVISQGVSGLLCLFYIMRKIPELHLGKEDWKMNWDLAKWQMKIGFPMAFQFSITAIGTIVVQSALNMLGSVAVAGFSAASKIEQVVTQAYVALGTAMATYCAQNVGAGRIDRIRKGFRSAAWMGAAYAVATGILIFFFGKYMTALFVSHNVDRIMEYVDIYLKCVGISFIPLSVVNLYRNGIQGMGFGLLPMTAGIAELIGRSGAALAASHFGSYTGICLASPAAWVLAGTLLIWIYAQIMKQYKLKGMLK; this is encoded by the coding sequence ATGAACAAGGAAATGACAGCGGGAAAGCCGGGGAAAATGATACTGAATTTTACGATTCCTATTTTTATCGGAAATATATTCCAGCAGCTCTACAGCATGGCAGATACGGTGATTGTAGGGAAATTCGTGGGGAATGAGGCTCTGGCAGCCGTGGGCGCATGCGGGACGCTGATGTTTCTGATCATCGGGTTCCTGCTTGGCCTTACAGCCGGATTTACGGTGATAACGGCGCAGCACTATGGGGCGGGGAATCTGCAGGCCATGCGCCAGTCCGTGGCATCGGGGGCGATTCTGTCCGCGGCGGTATCCCTGATTCTTACCATTCTCAGTATGGCAATGATGAAGGATATCCTGCGCTGGATGCATACGCCAGCGGATATGTATGACCAGGCATATGGGTATATTATGGTCATCTGCGGAGGAATTGCCGCTCAGACGTTATATAACCTTCTGGCCAGCATCCTAAGGGCCCTTGGAGACAGCCGGCGCCCTTTGTATTTCCTAATCCTGGCAGCGTTTTTGAACATCGTGCTGGATCTGTTGTTCATTATAAAGTTTGGGATGGGGGCGGCCGGAGCGGCATACGCGACCGTCATATCCCAGGGCGTATCCGGGCTTCTGTGCCTGTTCTACATTATGCGGAAGATTCCCGAATTGCATCTTGGAAAAGAAGACTGGAAGATGAATTGGGATCTTGCAAAGTGGCAGATGAAGATTGGATTTCCTATGGCTTTCCAGTTCTCCATAACGGCAATCGGAACCATCGTGGTCCAATCCGCCCTGAATATGCTGGGCTCGGTAGCTGTTGCCGGATTCTCGGCTGCCAGCAAGATCGAGCAGGTGGTTACCCAGGCTTATGTGGCCCTTGGAACCGCCATGGCGACCTACTGTGCCCAGAACGTAGGGGCAGGCCGGATCGACCGGATACGCAAGGGATTTCGAAGCGCTGCCTGGATGGGCGCCGCTTATGCCGTGGCCACGGGTATCTTAATCTTCTTCTTTGGGAAATATATGACGGCGCTGTTTGTATCCCATAACGTGGACAGGATCATGGAATATGTGGATATCTATCTAAAGTGCGTTGGCATCTCCTTTATCCCGCTGTCCGTCGTCAATCTGTATCGGAATGGGATACAGGGGATGGGATTCGGCCTTCTTCCGATGACTGCGGGCATTGCGGAACTAATAGGGAGAAGCGGGGCGGCCCTTGCAGCCTCCCATTTTGGCAGCTATACAGGCATCTGCCTGGCAAGCCCGGCCGCCTGGGTCCTGGCTGGAACTCTTCTAATCTGGATATATGCCCAGATTATGAAGCAGTATAAATTAAAGGGAATGCTAAAGTAG
- the pyrH gene encoding UMP kinase — MKRVLLKLSGEALAGEKKTGFDEATCMGVARQVKQLVDDGIQVAIVTGGGNFWRGRTSETIDRVKADQIGMLATVMNCIYVSDIFRYAGMKTEVFTPFVCGAFTTLFSKDAALEALNKGKVIFFAGGTGHPYFSTDTGAVLRAIEIEADAMLLAKAIDGIYDSDPKVNPQAKKYDEISIQEIIDKKLMAVDLTASIMCLENKMPMLVFGLNEENSIVETMTGTFTGTKVTVS, encoded by the coding sequence ATGAAAAGAGTACTATTGAAACTCAGCGGAGAAGCTCTCGCGGGGGAGAAGAAGACCGGATTTGACGAGGCCACCTGCATGGGAGTCGCCAGACAAGTGAAGCAACTGGTGGATGATGGAATCCAGGTAGCGATCGTAACAGGAGGAGGAAACTTCTGGAGAGGGCGTACCAGCGAGACCATTGACCGTGTAAAGGCAGATCAGATAGGTATGCTTGCCACAGTCATGAACTGCATCTATGTATCCGATATTTTTCGATATGCGGGGATGAAGACAGAGGTATTTACGCCTTTCGTATGTGGCGCGTTTACCACCTTGTTCTCGAAAGATGCGGCTTTGGAGGCTTTGAATAAAGGAAAGGTCATCTTTTTTGCAGGAGGGACCGGGCATCCTTATTTTTCTACCGATACAGGAGCGGTGCTCCGCGCTATTGAGATCGAGGCGGATGCGATGCTGCTTGCGAAAGCCATCGATGGAATCTATGACAGCGATCCGAAGGTAAATCCGCAGGCGAAGAAATATGACGAGATATCGATCCAGGAGATCATAGATAAGAAACTGATGGCGGTTGATCTTACGGCATCCATCATGTGCCTGGAGAACAAGATGCCTATGCTTGTATTCGGACTGAACGAAGAGAACAGTATTGTAGAGACGATGACAGGAACATTTACAGGAACGAAAGTAACTGTATCATAA
- the frr gene encoding ribosome recycling factor: MNERLQVYEDKMKKTMASLESDLATIRAGRANPNVLNKIMVDYYGTPTPIQQVGNVSVPEPRMILIQPWEKSMVKAIEKAIQTSELGINPTNDGSAIRLVFPELTEERRKELVKDVKKKGEGAKVAIRNIRRDGNDALKKLKGSEVSEDEIKDMEEELQKVTDKFVKKVDEAVEAKSKEVMTV, from the coding sequence ATGAATGAGAGACTACAGGTATATGAAGACAAGATGAAGAAGACGATGGCAAGCCTTGAAAGCGACCTTGCAACAATCCGTGCTGGACGCGCCAATCCCAATGTATTGAATAAGATTATGGTAGATTATTACGGGACTCCGACTCCGATCCAGCAGGTGGGCAACGTATCTGTGCCGGAGCCGCGCATGATTCTTATCCAGCCATGGGAGAAATCGATGGTAAAGGCAATCGAGAAGGCTATCCAGACTTCCGAACTGGGCATCAATCCGACCAACGATGGATCAGCCATCCGGCTCGTGTTCCCGGAACTGACGGAAGAACGAAGAAAAGAACTGGTAAAGGATGTTAAGAAGAAGGGCGAAGGCGCCAAAGTGGCAATCCGCAATATTCGCCGTGACGGCAACGATGCGTTGAAGAAGTTGAAAGGATCAGAAGTGTCCGAGGATGAGATCAAGGATATGGAAGAGGAACTCCAGAAAGTAACGGATAAGTTTGTCAAAAAAGTAGACGAGGCAGTGGAGGCCAAATCCAAAGAAGTAATGACGGTTTAA